The nucleotide window GCCTGTTACGAGGATTTTTCCATTCATAAGGAATACAAAATCCTTAACCACTCATTCTAATTTCATTGATTATTTTAGGTTTCAATAGTAAGTcgcattaaataaattaaatttttgtaaactattattataatattttgcatgattttattttttaaatgactttttcatttaaaaaatattttttgaaattaaaagaattaaattttaaCTCTTACTTAtattctaaaaataaaatttaatcaaatagaatagaatatttatattttttgacTTTGTTATAAAATGTAACCAAACGTTATAAAATTAGTCATTTTTAtatagaaaagaaaaacaaaaaaaaattattattttgattGGACCACCCAGATTTCATAACTGCATATTGGTATGTAAATCCAACGGTGATAAAATGGCCTACGTCACTCcatattaaaaatagaaaaaatggaaaaattcaACTTCATGGCCAAAATTCACTACCGACCTTACACGTCGATGCATAGTCAGCCAAGAAAAAGAAGCTTTCTTTCTTCTTAATCACAATCAGACGGCTACGCATCATTTCCTCTTATTATCTATTTATTCCACCTTCCCATCTCGTTAATGGAATCTATATAGGATTGAGTATCTGAGACCCATTACAAGGTTTCAAGAGGAGGAACAAGAAAGCTGAAACAAGATCACAAAATATGCTTTTGAGAAGCACTTCTACACCCATCTTGAAAACCTACGCTAATGCTGCTGCTGCTGCATATGGTTGCCAATTATCAGCTCAGGAAGCTGATCTCGGTCCCAAGTTTTCGCCGTCGAGGACTGTCTCCTTAAGCCTTAAACGGACATCATCAGAAGGCGAGCTTAGGCTCTTCTCCATAGCCAAGGAAAGCATATTATCGAAAAGTCCTAGGTCAGCTGTTGTCGTTAATGATAAGGAAGGGATGAGCGTGCGCATGGAAACTGCGTCTCTTCTTTCTGACAGGTCGTCGGTGGCTCTCGCTGATGTAAAGGAGGTGGAGGAAGAGGAGGAGGTGGAGGAAATGGAAATGGTCTCCGTGGGTGGTGGACTTGGAGGTGGTGTTGGCAATAGTGGTGGACGTCGCGGCAGCGGTGGCGGCAGAGGTGATGGGTCGTCCTGGGATTCAGAACACATGGATAAATATTATCAAAGCATGATAAGGACGTATCCTGCAGATGGTCTTCTTCTTGCAAACTATGCCAAATTCTTGAAAGAGGTATGTATTCTTGGTTTCTGCTTCTctctattattattttccatttgATCATCATGATTTGATGTTGAATATGGGATGATGCGTATTTCAGGTACGAGGTGACACTCTGAAAGCTGAGGAACTCTGTGAAAGGGCAATGGTAGCAAATGCAAGAGATGGAAATGTTCTGTCTATGTATGGAGATCTCATTTGGAATAACCATAAGGATGGTGCTCGTGCTCAGAGTTACTTTGATCAAGCTATTCAATCCTCTCCTAATAACTggtaaaaaataacaataataataataataataataataataattaagttgattaattaatttcttaactATAATGCTTAATTAATTGATATTATCGCTCTTCGCAGTTATGTTCTTGCATCTTATGCTCGATTCCTGTGGGATGCTGAGGAAGAGGACCAAGGAGAGGGAAATGAAGAGAAAGGAGTTCACTTCAGTAGTTTGTCTCCATGCGAACCATCTCACAAAATTTCACATGGATATGCTCATCTGACTGCAACATCTTAAAGCTTGGAAAAATATATCCTGATTTGGTGTTCTCTAATAGATATATATGGCCagaaaaaacaaaaagaagataaaagaaaagaaaggaggcTTGAAAGTCTGTTTCTTTTCTCATCTCATCATGATGAAGATGGAgatgttgagaaaacattttctctattgaaatataaaataTCTAGAGGATAGAATCAATAATTAATAATAGAAAGAGGGTTTATGATGTATCCCTTCTATTAATTCAATTCTTGTCGTGTTTATATGGTTTTGCTAATGCATATATTctttctttttaactttttctttttaAGGCTGTTCGTCCTTTGGttatcctcttcttcttcttcttcttctattatATTCTGTCGCAACAGATACTTAACTTGCTAAAGCCTAATGGGTAGTTACCATGTCGTCTCTAATGGTCTTCTCTAGGGTAAGTACACTCTTCTTCACATGCCATGTCCATCTTCATGCTGTCTTCACATAGTATATTACACTaagttaataaattaatattaatatcaaGAAATTTTTCTTACGTGTACTAACTGAATTCTTATTCAAAATGAGAATTGATAGAGTTTAAATAAGAATTTCCAAAGTTTACGGAAAGAGCGAATCGTCCAAGACAGAGTACCCATAAGCCACACCTAATTAGGaactattatttatattaaaatttaattttatgataaatgCAAGGAGAAAGAAGACAAGGATTCCCATGATACCACAGAACAAGCCAGCCTTCAACATCAACATTCAATTGTTCAATAGAATGGGTTCAAACGGACAGCAATTCTGATCTCAAGCTATCTAGCAGCAGAATGCAGACTCTCcaaaattttccaaaaatattttcaataaGCAAGCGGATAAAGGATTCTTAACAACATAAATAAGGTAAATTTAGCAAATGGTAACACACAATGCTGCAAGCAGAATGAAGAAtcctaatgagaagatcagtaacCTTGAAAGCAGGCACACAAAACAATCAATGCTGCTGACTACTGAAAAACATGACATCACAATCCATACTGTAATATCCTTCATTGCTCCATTGTGAGATGATTCAAGTCTTGAACTCTTATTTACGGACACCGATTCAAGGCCTATGTAAGCGCATCCGATTCTAATGTTGCTCTGATTAACACTCGGATGCTATAGGTTCTTGCACTAAATTAGGCTGACCTTCCTCTCCAACAACTAGCTCCTCATCTTTGTGGGACTGGATTTCACTAGATACAGCCATAGGAACCTCTTGGGTTGGAGATGCATCTTCATTCAATTGATTAGACGAGGTGGCATTTTCCACATTTGTTGCTTTAGATGATGCAGCTTTTTCATCGTTTGTTGCGTTGGATAAACTGCTTTTCTGAGAAGGCAATTTAGGCAGGGACTTTCGCTGTGGCTTCTTTGAATGAACAGGAGAAGGTCCTTTGACAGAGTTGTTTTGAGACATTCTCTCATCTAAACTTAGCCGATCAGGTCGACTACTCTGGCCATTGTTTCCTTCAGGATCTACAGGAGATGAACTCTTCCTTCGGCCTAACTTGGGAGATTTGGGTCTTGTTGGGGGTATCTGCATCAGTGCAAGTAAAAGAAACCAAAGTCAACATAATTTCAAAGGGATGGTAGTCCCAACGGCAACATTATTGCCGCTGCATAAGAGACGGGAATAACCACATGGATCATCAAAATGTATGCCCTTGGAGCTACAACACATAGCTATATCTGttgtaagattaattaattagttgaaATGCCCACGTATTAGTCCAAGAATCTTGATAGTATCAGGAGGTTTACCCTGACAATTTCCCACACGAACCTTCTAAAAGAAGCTCAACTTCCTCCAATCTTTAGCGACACATTCAAACATTCAATTCTTCGTTTTTACTTTCCCCACTCCTCTTCCTTTCCCTGGCATCCTTAATGCCCCAACAAAGTGTAAACATTGACACGGTATACACCAAGAATTTTTGGGTACAATGCCGATACTGATGATGTTAAAAGTCCTAGGTTCATACACGACAAAAACATGCATATTGCAACAAAAATATTATGCCGCCCTTGTGGATACAATGAGAAGAATAAAACACAAACAATGTGCATATTTCTGAAGAACACGGAATAGTAGCTTACACCATTCAAcactaattatcaaaatttaacaaGTGAAACTAAAAGAATGAGACAGACATGAGGTCATAAGATCAAGAAAatagaaaggaagaaaaagaagaacaaacaGATGTAATTGCCAATTGGGTATTACTGTGCTAATATCAGGATTTTCACCAACTACAGAAAAGGAATGTGCTACGTCCAGAATTTTCACTAACTagcaaaaaaatatttagaaagaTGAGGATCCTAAACACAACAGAACCTATATGTAGTCCATAAATC belongs to Hevea brasiliensis isolate MT/VB/25A 57/8 chromosome 4, ASM3005281v1, whole genome shotgun sequence and includes:
- the LOC110654039 gene encoding uncharacterized protein LOC110654039 encodes the protein MLLRSTSTPILKTYANAAAAAYGCQLSAQEADLGPKFSPSRTVSLSLKRTSSEGELRLFSIAKESILSKSPRSAVVVNDKEGMSVRMETASLLSDRSSVALADVKEVEEEEEVEEMEMVSVGGGLGGGVGNSGGRRGSGGGRGDGSSWDSEHMDKYYQSMIRTYPADGLLLANYAKFLKEVRGDTLKAEELCERAMVANARDGNVLSMYGDLIWNNHKDGARAQSYFDQAIQSSPNNCYVLASYARFLWDAEEEDQGEGNEEKGVHFSSLSPCEPSHKISHGYAHLTATS